In Trichomycterus rosablanca isolate fTriRos1 chromosome 2, fTriRos1.hap1, whole genome shotgun sequence, the genomic window TACCACGCCAACAGTGACTCAGCAAAAACACCCCATAACTGCAAGCCTGTTCaattaaattgtgtttttaaatttatattttagatattaatattttagtattttaaataaaattcttgataattatttaaaataaaatatatgccaTTTTGTGCAGTAATCGCATAATAAATTTGCATAAAATAATGATatagtataataattattattactacagtaaataataacattaatggacttaaattgtgtaattttttttttttacattattattactatttattataaaacatgATAACTGGACTAACTATATGGGAATACatatcttaaaaaataaattcatgTTTATGTAACCATATTTATgtaatattagtgtgtgtataaaaaaaCGTTATATGCTTagtcattttttaaatagtCTGCAGCTGTTCTGCAAGACAGTCAAAACTAGAATGTAATTTAATACTGTTAAAAGGCTTTTACAGAGCTAGTCATATTTGTTTCATATGCACACTATATCTTCTAATCGTTGAGttaatgtttcagccacaacaattactcacaggtgtaataaagcaattatataaaataaattactgtatgtttccaactttttagcaacagtttaggggaGTGTCTTTCCTGTTCCACCATACATGTGCCCccatgcacaaagcaaagtctgtaaagacatgaagaaaagcttggtttaaagacacTCCAGtgtctgtacagagccctgatctcagctTTACtgtacagctttggaatgaactggaacattaattgaggctttctacatcagtgctcagccatactaatgctcttttgactgaatgggcatgaATTTTCTCAGACATACTTCAGAGTGTCGTGGAAAGCCTTGTCAGAGAAGTGGCTGTTGTTggagctgaaaagatcactaataatattcatttttaaaatgaaatgtccAAGAAACTCATAGTCAgatgtccgaatacttttggccatatagtgtatatgcaccgatcagccataacattaaaaccacctccttgtttctacactcattgttcattttatcagctccacttaccatatagaaacactttgtagttctacaattactgactgtagtccatctgtttcgttacatacttttttagcctgctttcaccctgttcttcaatgatcaggacccccacagaacaggtattatttaggtggtggatcattctcagtactgtagtgacaatgacatggtggtggtgtgttagtgtgtgttgtgctggtatgagtggatcagacacagcagcgctgctggagtttttaaatactgtgtccactcactgtccactctattagacactcctacctatttggttcaccttgtagatgtaaagtcagaggcgatcactcatctattgctgctgtttgagttgggcatctttgagatcttcatcagtggccacaggatgctgcccacggggcactgttggctggatatttttggttggtggactattcttagtccagcagtgacagtgaggtgtttaaaaactccagtttaaaaacacagcgctgctgtgtctgatccactcatgccagcacaacacacactaacacaccaccaccatgtcagtgtcactgcagtgctgagaatcatccacaacctaaataacacctactctgtggtggtcctgtgggggtcctgaccattgaagaacagggtgaaagcaggctaaaaaggtatgtagagacataaaatggactacagtcagtaattgtagaacttcaaagagcttctatatggtaagtggagctgataaaatggacagtgagtgtagaaacaaggaggtggttttattgttatggctgatcggtgtatagcgtTTAGGTCATAATAAAGGTTGTATTACAATATTTCACCTGATACAGTATTCAGACAATGAATCGTGAGCATGATTGTAATTGTAACCAATAATTTTAGCCTTTTCTAACCCCACCCCCCAATGCAGGCCAATGCAGACCCATCCGTGATCAGTTGCATGCACAACTTGTCAAGACGTCTCGCCATTGCCCTGCAGCATGAGGAACGCCGTTGCCAGTACCTCACTAGAGAGGCCAAACTGATGCTGGCTGTACAGGATGAGCTCACCACCATGACTGAGAGTAAGACTGCACAGCATACACATTGCACTACTTAACCTCTCTAATATTCAGACATCTTCCAGTCCTTCACCTACTGGTTCTTCCTACTGTCTTTATTCTATTGGTCATGTGTGATGATTTAGATAATGCCTGATgatttttatgattttatacGCATGAACTTAAAAACTTGtcttaaaatgcattgtaaaatcgtacatGAACTGCACCaccaatgcatgccgattttgtgacccgcaaagtgaccgcattcTGCCACtcgatggcagtgtttccacatcagcgtttcactgggcagttttccaacaagtgatgttgagaaatatttacaaataatcccaaaatgtacaagaagagaaaattgaagcagacagaagataatttaatgaaagattggAAAGTGAATACAACCGGTACGTcttttgtgttatgaggccgtgtctgtggtaaaggagtacaatttAAATGTAgacatacattataaatatacagtataaatttggcattttgacatcaAACACATAATTTGCCTCCAAGAatcaatcacagcaggatacgttaaaATCAGCCCTTTAAGGGCCAccgtaatgcagatgtggccctcgctGAAAATGTGTTTGACACCTCTGGCTAACAACATATGCATGATTTTCACTGCATTTAAACCAGATCTGTGTGGTATTTGTAAAAGTAATTGTTAAGTCCTTTCCCACAGCCCCACAAGATTCATCGGGTCCttaaaaacttaaacttaaaaactTGATTTTAAATGGCTTGCTTATTTATAGTGACTTACAATTCATGATCTCTTTTTTTCCTCTCGGCCCTTGCATAATTACTAAACAAAACATTGTATTTTACCATGGGAACTTAagtaaaacaacacaaacaaaaacatcctcATTTACTTAAGGAAATAAGTTATCCCAACACCTTTATTACtcttgtgaaaaagtaattgcccccttttcTTAACACCTGTTTGCACAATTGTTAGCAGCAATGACTGCAGTCAAACACTACATATAATCtgatattagtcttttacatTGATGTGGAATAATTTTAGTCCACACTTTtttgtaaaacagttttaaatgaGACATGTTTAAGGTGGGCTCAAAGGGTCAATACTCCATTTCATAGTTTAAACTACATTTCTATTCATAGAACGTTATCCTCAAAGATTTGGGAATCATCCAGCTACTTCTTTGGCAGCGCACGTATATTAGTTTAAATAGCAATGGTTTCCTGTTGTTAGCCTTTTATAAATtttcttccactttttaataaggACTCATGAGAGAACTAGGACTGTTGCTGAGTGCTTGGAGACATGCAATATACAATAACTTTTCACAGTTAAAAAACAAGCCCAGTacttacaaaagaaaaaaaagatgcaGGGAGCATGAATGTTTTGCTTAATTGACATCAATAACTTACATCCCTTATAATTACAATCGATATTCTGATTAATAAAGGATACCAATATCCCAGGAAATGGGAGAATTATATAGTGATGGTTATTAAGCCCGTCTGCTAGATATGTGCTAACAATATCTTTGTAAAATTACATCTATAATGTAATATACATAATGTAAATTAcatctataaaataaataataccatTAAATGATATGAATAGTTATAATGGAATGATGAAAAAACAACATTGTTCGCATTTTTGGGATGACAAAAGGACATTAGTAGCATTTTTAACTATGATAAAGGTGTAGATGATTTTGGGTCAAGGACACACTATACATTTTTATCGttcttaataaattaattttaattacttgtttagataaCACAAAAAAGTGAAAATCATTCTGAAATACTCATGCCAAATTATGATTACAGCGGATGGAACATTGCAGTCACCCTTTCGACACATCCTCCCTAAGTGTAAACTGGCAAGAGACCTAAAAGAAGCCTATGACAGGTATGAATTCATCTAGTTGGTCATGTTATATTAATGTTACAGCTTAcaacacgtgtcaaactcaaggcctgcAGGCCAAACCCGGCCTGCCACATCATGGTATGTGGCTCGCGAGAGCTttaaaagatgtatgattgtcttaaaatacactgtaaattgTACAAACTGCATCTCCGACAATGCATGTCGAGTTTGTGACCCGTAAAGTGGCCGCATCCCActactagatggcagtgtttccacatcagcgtttaacttaagcagttttccaacaaatgatgttgagaaatatttacaaataatcccaaaatgttaGAAAATTAAAGcagtgttatgaggccgtgtctgtggtaaaggagtacaatataaatgtagatatacattataaatatacggtataaatttggcattttgacatcaaacacaaagaaaaacaacaaattgtccaagacttaaaaggcagactgcaatcacagcaggatacgttacaattggccctttgggggccaccataatgcagatgtggcccttggtaaaaatgagtttgacatccATGGCTTACAACATAcagcgggggaaataagtattgaacgcatcaacatttttctcaataaatgtatttctaatgggactattgacatgaaattttcaccagatgttggtaacaacccagtaatccacacatataaagcagtcaaaacaaataagtccaaaaattaagttatgtgtaataaagtgaaatgacacagggaaaaagtattgaagaCATGAAGGAAAGGGAAAGGGAAAAAGGCATGGAAAGCCAGaacaccagctgaaatctgtcagtatttagaaagcaatcctgcccctattagtgcaaattaatatcagctggtttagtcctaattgATGGCGTACAGAAAGGTTTCTTATTACCAAGGtgtcacacaagaagcatctcgtgatgggtaaaagcaaagagctctctcaagaccttcgcaaccttattgttgcaaaacatattgatggtattggttacagacgtatttctaaacttctgaatgttccagtgagcactgttggggccattatccggaagtggaaagaacataatttcaccataaaccggccacggccaggtgctcctcgcaagatttctgacagaggagtcaaaagaataatcagaagagttgtccaagagccaaggaccactcgcggagagcttcagaaagacctggaattagcaGGTACAGTTGTTTCAAAGAAAAGTATAAGTAATGCACTCAACCGCCATGGCCTTTATGCACGCTCACCGTGCACGACTCCATTTCTGAAGAAAAAGCATGTTAAAGCTCATTTAAAGTTTGCTGCACAACATTTGGACAAGCCTATAAATTACTGGGAGAATatagtctggtcagatgagaccaaaatcgaactctttggatgtcatagcacacaccatgtttggaggagaaaaggcactgcacatcaccccaaaaacaccataccaacagtgaagtttggaggtgggaacatcatggtatgggtctgtttctcagcatatggtACTGGTAGACTTCATGTAAttgaagaaaggatgaatggagaaatgtaccgagacattcttgataagaatctgctgccatctaccaggatgctgaagatgaaacgagggtggacatttcagcaagacaatgatcccaaacacacagccaaggaaactcaagtggtttcagagaaagaaaataaagttgCTAGAATGGAGTCAATCacctgacttgaatccaattgaaaatctagTTCATAGAAGAGGCCCCCGGAACCTTCATGATCTGAAGACAGTTTGTGTtgaagaatgggccaaaatcacacctgaacaatacatgcgactagtttctccatacagaaggcgtcttgaagctgtcattaccaacaaaggcttttctactaaatattaaataaatttcagtaagcgtgttcaatactttttccctgtttACACATcttaatttttggacttatttgttttgactgctttatatgtgtggattacttgggttgttaccaacatctggtgaaaatttcatgtcaatagtcccatcagaaatatatttactgagaaaaatgttgatgcgttcaatacttatttcccctgCTGTGTGCATGATTTTCACTGCATTTAAACCAACTCTGTGTGGTATTTATAAAAGTAATTCTTAAGCACTTTCCCGTAGCCTCTGCACAACTGGTGTCGTCCGACTTCACATCAACAACTGGTTGGAGGTCAGCTTCTGTTTGCCCCACAAGATTCATCGGGTTAGTGGGAACTACATTCCCCCAGAGGCTCTGGAGTGCAGCCTTAAGGCAATACGGTAAGACAGTAAGCTTAGTACTGTGTACAGGTATACAAAGCACATCTAGTAGTCAGAGcctgtttcagctttttataTTAGTCAGAGGTATCATATACTGTTCACTGGTAGCAGTGGATTTAACATCAATTATGTCAAACATGTTTCTTTGGAGATGCTTGGGTGGTACAACGGCTATTACCCTAGCCCATTACGTCTGAGATCTGGGGTTGAACCTCAGTGGTGCTGTCAGCCAGCTAAGCATCTACACAGATGTGATTGACTGTGTCTAAGGGGTCAGATGACCCAAACCTTGCGATAGAAAGGGACATGCCTTCTCAATTTGGAATTGATCTGTTTcaaccacaacagttgctaacaggtgtaataatgtcatgaagaaaagcttggtttaaagaaactccagtggcctgcacagagcctcactaaacagctttgggatgaaccagaacatcttGACCatatcagtgtccagccatCCAAAGCTCAtttgactgaatgtgcacaaattcccttatacatacttcaaagtcttgtgaggagTGACTGTTataatagctgaaaagatcacagagaGGTTACCCTATTCtattaccatttgttttttattggatGTTCAACATGCTcaggtttttaaatacatttggccatataagGTCTATAACAATGGGACTACTAAGGACTGAGGCTGAGAACTACAGCTTGTGTCACCTATTTTTGTAATAAAAGTGAAGGtcgttttatttattcacaaaCATTAAGACATACTTTAAGCTAGGACATCACAGATGAACAGCGttacttttttaaaatactAAATGTACGATTTTTGGTAGTTgattactgattttttttttacattattcagGGTCATCAGCTTTCAGGGtgtgtacacaacgctgagctccACTGCActggtcaaagtgcaggtgattaGATGCATagggcatgctgcccacgtgtcggagggggtgtgggttagagGAAGCAtcacgcaatcgggcaattggatgcgctaaaagggagaaaaaggggagaaaatgcataaacaaaaatatattaaaaaaaaaaaaaagaaatacatctGAATATTTTCGTAAGGTAAAATAGGAATATACACAATATGTCATAAATGTAGGTGAAAAAAAGATCTTGAAAACAATTTGAGTATACGCTTCAAGACTGCTACAGCCTAGAAGATCTTAAATATGCTAAATTtggtaaaataattacaaaagaaCTTAAACGACAAGATTATGATTGCTTTACTCTGCAGATAACAAGTTTGGGAACAAACCACATAATGCTGTTGTGCCAGCTGTGGTGGAGatacattttctttattaatgttGCAAACTTATAATATAATGCAGAGTAATATAATGTGGTAAGAAGTGACAAACCACAGTAAAATATActgctgttattgttattgttatttttacagAGTGAACAAAGGCGTGTCATAGATGAAATTCATTAAAAATCACAAATAATGACCTGAATCACAATTTATAACTAGAAGTGTCTTAAGAAACACTGTACCTATACATGTATATCTGTACCCTAGTGCACATTTACTCATGATCATATGTTGTATAAATGTGGGCTTGTTATTAATACAGGCAAGGTCATGTATTTACAGATATGTTTTTCATGCAGGCCATATCAtgcgctgctgctgctggacaATGAAAAGGCCCTGCTGGCTGAGCTTCCTCTTGACTGCTCTCCTGCACTGGTGCGGCTTATCAAGATCTGTTCAGCCATGAAAAACCTGCAGCAGTTGGCACAGGATGCTGATTTGGCCCTTTTGCAGGTGAATTGTTCAATACATGTTACTTATTTTAGAACATGTAAGtggtttttacattttgtaaagctAAAACATTTGCTGTCATGTCAAGGCAAATGCAAACAACTTAGATGATTCATTTGAAAAAAGAGAGTGTATATGGAGATCAAAGAGTAGGTATTCTGTGCCCACTTTTGTTGTGTAATGGGATTATTTTTGCAAAACTTTGTCAACCACATCAGTCCCACAGATGTTTTCCTTACTTTAACTTAAAAGTAGGTTTGATGTCACAGCTTTACCTTCAGAGAACTCATTTTACTTTCACCAGGACCCCTGTGAACAATAGCACATTAGATACAGTATAGCACGGAAGGTTGTGGATTTGggtgtgtactgtattgtattgtagggTACTGGGCAGTGAAAAAGGGGCGAAGTGGCCAACCCGttacacacacaggtcagtTAACCACTGTCCTAGTCACCAAttcattgttggtgcttttgtttacttttatgacCCCTCCCCAGATAAAATCTGTTGTTTATTGATTTACTTAGTAAATAATAACttacatacagaaaaaaaacatacacattTAGTGCAcagttacttttattttcaaaatttaCCATATCGGAAAAGAATTCATTAAATCTGGCATTGGTCGgcccagtgggtagcactgtcacttctcagcaagaaggtcctgggtttgatttccaggtggagcagtttggatccttaggtgtgtgtgtatgtggccTGTAATAGACTAGcagcctgtccagggtgtttcctgccttaaggccagtgaattgtaccaaccgtgaccctaaataggataaagcagtggtaaaacagacaatgaatgattgTGCAGAGGTTATGGCACATGTAATATTGTATGTTCCACTTAATATGTTTACTTCAGTATTAATTTAGTTATTATGCACTAAAATGTGCAAGCAAACACCATAAATAGTATAAGTTTGAATGTGTTACGTATTTACACGTAGACATTATTAGACATTGTATTATTGAACGGCGTGTTTATAAGTTAAGGCAGGAAGTGTAAACCCCAACATCTGGACAAAAGATCAAGTGTAAAATAAAGTGTTGGCAATAAAGAATAATGCACGTAAAAAAACATCTGGTATATTTAAACGTCTAACAACTTTTCATCAACCAACTAAGCTCTTACTTAAATCTgatactgccatctagtggttagggtaaaCAAAAACTTTAAGCAGTGTGATACAATAAtgtgctatttattattatacagaaTGATATTTCAATACAGACGTTGTTTGGGATTTTGGTgcatataaataataactatCTTTTCATCTTTCCGTCATGATCCAAAACCGAGGGCAACTAGTCATGCATAGAATTTTGTGGGTGCCACAGAGCATTGCAACAATCTGgaagcatatacactgatcagccataacattaaaaccacctccttgtccattttatcagctccacttaccatatagaagcactttgtagttctacaattactgactgtagtccatctatttctctacatacctttttagcctgctttcaccctgttctttaatggtcaggacccacacaggaccaccacagagcaggtattatttgggtggtggatcattctcagcactgcatctattcatctatcattCATCTATCTTCAATctactcatctattgctgctgtttgagttggtcatcttctagaccttcatcagtggtcacaggatgctgcccacggggcgctgttggctggatatatttttggttggtggactattctcagtccagcagtgacagtgaggtgtttaaaaactccatcagcattgctgtgtctgatccactcatagcagcccaacacacactaacacaccaccaccatgtcagtgtcactgcagtgctgagaatcatccaccacctaaataatatctgctctgtggtggtcctgtgggggtcctgaccattaaagaacagggtgaaagcaggctaaaaagatatgtagaaaaacagatggactacagtcagtaattgtagaactacaaagtgcttctatatggtaagtggggctgataaaatggacagtgagtgtaaaaacaagggatggtcatgtttttttttcttttaatgtcaCATGCCTGTAGGCCAGACAGTGATAATCAGTCTCAGCCTCACTCATTTATACAATTAGTCCAATTGAAATGTGGCTTGTCATATTTTTTACTTACTGTGTTTAATCGTCAGGTTTACTTCTTCACACAGCAGTAATCACCACACTTATTAATGTTAACTTTAAAAGGTATTGTGCCATCCCATCATATTTTAAGATTCTTGTTCAATTCTTCTTTTAAACAATGGACAAAATGTAACTGTTTTTTTGCTTAACAAAGTTGTATTTGCTGACATTTCTATAAAACTTATATGTACTTTAGTAACTTGGTATgatattatttatgtttgtaaGGTGTGTTTTATccgtgaggtgtgtgtgttttgttacaGTACCGTTATGTAATGCAAGTTGTTATAAACAGGGCAATAAGTGTCATGAATTCATCAGGATATCATAGaaggtaataaaataatacaaaactaTATTATTACTGGCAAATAACTGGCAAATAATTCCAAttattttcatatatatatttttttataatttagacAGCATTGTGTGAAAAGTATAGTTCAAACAAGCTAAACTGTAACCGCCCTTTGTCAGGGTTGATATCTGATCTCCTTTATGAAGATGGACATGGTTTTAAGGCATTACGCCCAAATATGGTGTTCTAATGAGCTCTTTGCTTCCCCCACAGATCTTTCAAATTGCTGCTCACTTAGTATACTGGGGGAAAGCCATCATTGTGTATCCACTTTGTGAGAACAATGTCTACATGCTGTCTCCACATGCCAACATCTTTCTGTAAGTTTACCTACCGCTTCTAAAAAAACTGACCATTGTTAGAATTTTGTGccaattttttttgttaatattcgGAAATCCCATCCACATCTATTATATTTCACAAGCCCCttgtatttcattgcagacagtatgaaccaaagatatttcttgttttgtttggtcaatttcatttcatttgttaataaaactCCATTTCTGCATCtctggcctgcaacacatttcaaaaaaagttgggatggtaaagcatttacaacTTCTGTGGTTGCCATTTATTTTCactacacttaaaagacgttttagcactgaggataccaagcaatgacttctttgttggggacaggtcagaactgcaagggccatgatagaccctggctttttggccttgttgctgataacagtctggatggtccttatCATCTTTGATCCTCCAAAAAGATCTGAAAtgctgatttgtctgaccacaatacatgtttccactatgTGATGATCCATCCCAGATGGCTTTGAGGCCAGAAAACTTTTTGTCTCATGTCTCATTTTAGGTACTCACCACTGGCAAAAAACTTTGCCCAGGAGTTTCCGGGTCATGACCTGCCATCCATGTTAGCCAAGTTCTCTTTACCCGTATCTCTTTCTGAGTTTAGGAACCCACTGGATGCTCCTGTGCAGGAGGTTAGTATTGTTCAAGACTCTAAACTGTTTATGCAATCTTTGTGATTAATTACTGCTATTAACAAAAGCATTCATCAGCTTGAAGGTTTATATATTGCTGTAGATGACAGTGTTTTCTCTCAACTAGAGCTGAGCTTATTAAACAAAAGCTGCTACAAAAATAGTGTAACTCTAAGTGACTTTGGCTAGGTACCACATTTGACCCTAAAGATAACACTACCCTACTTAAACAGTAAATTACACACCAGTGTGGTTTTTTATGTTAACTGACTAGATGTTTGTATCTAATatttgaccagaataaagtgactttttaaaatgtgcatcTTTTGGCACAGGCACAGTTGATCCAGATGGTGGTGTGGATGCTACAGAGACGGCTGCTGATCCAGCTGCACACTTACGTTTGCTTACTTGTGCCACCCAGCGTGGAGCAGCCGTGCCCTCCGGATAATGAACTGCCAACGGTGAATCGCTTGCCTGGCCGAAGCCTCAGTACACCCTCTGCCCACAGTTTTGGCTCTCCAAGTATGTATACTTTGTTCAGCCTCAGTTCATGTACCTAAAGTTTTTTTGGATAGTTTACACTAGTGAAACCTGAGTGCCTCTGTGCTCATGATGTAGTGGTTCGTAAGATGTTCTTGTTGCAAGTGTTCCTGACCTTCTCGCAGCACCAGAATGCCATTTAGGGTCTTGTTTATAATGTCATACCCACTGTTTTTTGAAGCATATACCAAAATATCCTGTATTTGTCAAATTTGCCACATTTGAAAGCAAAAAGATCATACCATATGGCAAATTTTATATGAttctttagtttagtttagtttattcttcagtttatttgcatttatgttCGGCCAGTACAACCTGAGATTTTCAGACCATTGCAAAATcctaatgcaataaaaagaagtttTGTTCCGCATTTCTGAAACTGTTGGGGCACATTGTaaactgcaataaaaacaaaaatattggTAATTCTCCGGAACCTTTATGTAACCGAAAACtagaaagatttccaatgtttttactgaccaacttcattgtattttgtgatgtaaaacaaatttagaatgtgGCACCTTcaaaagttggaacagaggcATGCTTACATCACCATTTATTATTACGCTTTTGAATCAGGCGCTCGcttggcacagcagtaaaacatgctagcccaccagtgctgagatgtCGAGCTCGCAAGTCGGGACAGCTGTTGACAGGGGATGTCAATGGGACTACattcacctgttgacatcaactGTTTGAATCACACcattatttgttttatctttttacttctttactagacctttattttggaatgtggaatgttttgtctggtcagtttcattttatttgttgatatacatctattcctgcatttcaagcctgcaacacattccaaaaacagttgggacgaaggcaaattagggctagtaatggtCTTGGGTTGTATGTGGACTAACCACAGCATTTCAGGTTGCatcggtggactgtgttaatgACGGCGACAGAAGTTTTTCAAAGTAAAGggtttctccagattccctaaATCTCAGTATTATGTATGAAATATGGTAAAAGATCTACATTCTTTGCAgtcttgcattaagaaatgttttttttaactgtttgaGCATTCTCtcacagtggtgagccacaacccatcttTGCTTAAGTCTTTTGTGACCCAATCAAGATACGCTCACCTGTTACTAATTCACTtctttattgtggaatgttcaAGTgttgtaacttgaatattctaaaCATTTCCCTCTTACTTTGCCTTATTTTGTTCTGGCCTTTTTTCTGAGTAATTTGTAGGCA contains:
- the LOC134306269 gene encoding GATOR1 complex protein NPRL3-like isoform X2, yielding MYKQSSIDLDPKTMCKPPDVTFHKNGEKNSPISVILVSSGSRGNKLLFRYPFLKVSENTSSAATKQRSAYALRTTSDATEDQDGDSRFSDIILATILATKSDMCGKKFELKIDNVRFVGHPTLLQPPHSIQVSKTDPSPKREMPTMILFSVVFALRANADPSVISCMHNLSRRLAIALQHEERRCQYLTREAKLMLAVQDELTTMTETDGTLQSPFRHILPKCKLARDLKEAYDSLCTTGVVRLHINNWLEVSFCLPHKIHRVSGNYIPPEALECSLKAIRPYHALLLLDNEKALLAELPLDCSPALVRLIKICSAMKNLQQLAQDADLALLQIFQIAAHLVYWGKAIIVYPLCENNVYMLSPHANIFLYSPLAKNFAQEFPGHDLPSMLAKFSLPVSLSEFRNPLDAPVQEAQLIQMVVWMLQRRLLIQLHTYVCLLVPPSVEQPCPPDNELPTVNRLPGRSLSTPSAHSFGSPTSSDDMTLTSPSMDNSSAELLPGEESPLNKRMTETLLASLTEHERHAILNVPAAQNPDDLRMFARLLHYFRGHHHLEEIMYNENIRRSQLKTLFDKFRSVLVVTNHEDPIISLFQTPPEYQ
- the LOC134306269 gene encoding GATOR1 complex protein NPRL3-like isoform X1; amino-acid sequence: MYKQSSIDLDPKTMCKPPDVTFHKNGEKNSPISVILVSSGSRGNKLLFRYPFLKVSENTSSAATKQRSAYALRTTSDATEDQDGDSREQTSLTDEQLVAGFSDIILATILATKSDMCGKKFELKIDNVRFVGHPTLLQPPHSIQVSKTDPSPKREMPTMILFSVVFALRANADPSVISCMHNLSRRLAIALQHEERRCQYLTREAKLMLAVQDELTTMTETDGTLQSPFRHILPKCKLARDLKEAYDSLCTTGVVRLHINNWLEVSFCLPHKIHRVSGNYIPPEALECSLKAIRPYHALLLLDNEKALLAELPLDCSPALVRLIKICSAMKNLQQLAQDADLALLQIFQIAAHLVYWGKAIIVYPLCENNVYMLSPHANIFLYSPLAKNFAQEFPGHDLPSMLAKFSLPVSLSEFRNPLDAPVQEAQLIQMVVWMLQRRLLIQLHTYVCLLVPPSVEQPCPPDNELPTVNRLPGRSLSTPSAHSFGSPTSSDDMTLTSPSMDNSSAELLPGEESPLNKRMTETLLASLTEHERHAILNVPAAQNPDDLRMFARLLHYFRGHHHLEEIMYNENIRRSQLKTLFDKFRSVLVVTNHEDPIISLFQTPPEYQ